The sequence CTTCTTCGGCGGATCCTCCATGAAGTCATCCCGCTCGATATACAGCTCGCGGGAAAACGGGACGGATCGAGTCCCATCCGCCTCATTCTCAGGGTTGTTGACGCCGGTCATCTCCTCGACCTGACCTTCCGGGTAGTTCTCGATCACGACACGCAACGGGTTCAGGACACCCATCCGTCGCTGTGCCCGTTTATTCAGATCGTCACGGACACTGAACTCCAGCTGTGCAATGTCGACCATGCTGTTGCGCTTGGCCACACCAATCCGATCGCAGAAGTCCCGGATCGCCGGTGCCGTGTACCCACGACGACGCATGCCGCCCAGCGTCGGCATCCGCGGGTCGTCCCAGCCCGATACCGTGCCGTCCTCGACGAGTCGGGCCAGCTTCCGCTTGCTGACCACCGTGTAACCGACGTTCAGCCGCGCGAATTCGATCTGTTTCGGGTTACCGGGGGAACTGACGTGTTCGAGCACCCAGTCGTACAACGGTCGGTGGTTTTCAAATTCCAACGTACACAGCGAATGCGTGATGTCCTCGATTGCATCCGACAGGCAATGGGTGAAGTCATACATCGGGTAGATCGGCCACTCATCGCCGGTGCGATGGTGAGCCATCTTGCGAATGCGATAGATCGTGGGATCACGCAGCGTGAGATTGGGCGATGCCATGTCGATCTTGGCCCGCAGCACGTGGGTGCCGTCCTCGAACTCCCCGGCACGCATGCGCCGGAACAGATCGAGGTTCTCCTCGATGCTTCGATCCCTGTGGGGACTGTTGCGACCGGCCTCGGTCGGCGTCCCGCGATACTCACGAATCTCGTCGGCGGAAAGACTGTCGACGTACGCCTCGC is a genomic window of Acidobacteriota bacterium containing:
- a CDS encoding glutamine--tRNA ligase/YqeY domain fusion protein, with the translated sequence MSNEETAAPQDFIRARVTSDLAEGKNEGRVHTRFPPEPNGYLHIGHAKSICLNFGVASEFGGKCNLRFDDTNPGKEDVEFQEAIKEDVRWLGFDWEDRLYHASDYFEQLYGFATELIEKGEAYVDSLSADEIREYRGTPTEAGRNSPHRDRSIEENLDLFRRMRAGEFEDGTHVLRAKIDMASPNLTLRDPTIYRIRKMAHHRTGDEWPIYPMYDFTHCLSDAIEDITHSLCTLEFENHRPLYDWVLEHVSSPGNPKQIEFARLNVGYTVVSKRKLARLVEDGTVSGWDDPRMPTLGGMRRRGYTAPAIRDFCDRIGVAKRNSMVDIAQLEFSVRDDLNKRAQRRMGVLNPLRVVIENYPEGQVEEMTGVNNPENEADGTRSVPFSRELYIERDDFMEDPPKKFFRLAPGREVRLRYGYLVTCTDVIKDDEGKIVELRCSYDPETRGGNAPDGRRVKATMHWVSAAHAVDAEVRLYDRLFNAENPDDGDDFTKHLNPDSLTVLLNCKLEPSLADAKPGDPIQFERLGYFTPDSRDSTPEKPVFNRAVTLRDSWAKLAKKGGGKK